In Montipora foliosa isolate CH-2021 chromosome 13, ASM3666993v2, whole genome shotgun sequence, one DNA window encodes the following:
- the LOC137983501 gene encoding uncharacterized protein, giving the protein MSEALKEAKVTRRNGKAALTRAGKSLRHTIESKRPATEVRESLAKVQEAYEKLTQKHEELTKLIEDDEEFEKEEMWFEECQEMFVRVEVQAKEYIDETETVKKISVSTKDDILNDVVETYPGSSSPPQNNSGILGMQSGGNQSINTSASNTSVVNNQENNQNTAGDSCGFKMEKPKMPKFSGDVREYAIFKADFKHAIESKYSTRDAITFLRTCLQGKPLELIKGIGTDYTAAWEYLDSIYGDPRVVSDTIMQDVVKFKPLREGEDARFCDLVHLVKRCYNSLKEIGVPGDMDNSHMLSLIEKKMCADDRKVWSRDLEKNGKPATLHHLMTWMTTDMKPRMRATAPLRTISTHHAVCYATKGNEERSKVSTFKCWLCKSSTHWPDQCLKFAALIQDERLNAAKENHACFSCLKRAGREHRMSNCSRRTQCIETVNGKQCKYYHHPLLHRNADVRVSISSVLDSQDALLPIISAEIGGKGLYKRGNVLLDSGAQLSLIRMETAEILRLDGKNVSITITKIGGEEEQMKTKEFKVQLTSLVNRRSFVVKAMGIPRISDDIVGISKEDASKMSLLTKEKIYRGSGPVDLLIGIDHAQMYIGETRQSENLVTRNSPLGWVVFGATTSKNQETNRIFLVNYTVPVDLSEFWSTESMGVAVKPCVCLADKLTQSERKETRMIQNSCKKVRNQWMIPYPWKTDIPSFSPITGHKL; this is encoded by the coding sequence ATGTCAGAAGCTCTTAAAGAGGCAAAGGTCACCCGCCGAAATGGAAAAGCAGCGCTAACCAGGGCTGGAAAATCCCTTCGACACACAATCGAAAGCAAACGTCCAGCTACCGAGGTAAGAGAGTCACTTGCTAAAGTTCAGGAGGCATACGAGAAGCTCACTCAGAAGCATGAAGAATTAACAAAATTGAttgaagatgatgaagaatttGAGAAAGAGGAAATGTGGTTCGAAGAGTGTCAAGAAATGTTTGtgagagtcgaggttcaggcaAAAGAGTACATTGATGAAACAGAAACAgtaaagaaaatttcagttagTACGAAAGATGATATTTTAAACGATGTTGTTGAAACTTATCCTGGGTCATCGAGTCCACCACAAAACAACAGTGGAATCTTAGGAATGCAGTCGGGTGGAAACCAAAGTATTAACACTTCCGCTAGTAACACCTCAGTTGTGAATAATCaagaaaataatcaaaataCCGCTGGTGATTCGTGTGGCTTTAAAATGGAGAAACCAAAGATGCCTAAATTCTCCGGAGACGTTAGAGAGTATGCAATATTTAAGGCAGACTTTAAACACGCGATTGAATCGAAGTACAGCACGCGCGATGCCATCACTTTTCTGCGCACGTGTCTCCAAGGCAAACCGCTTGAGTTAATTAAGGGAATAGGGACAGATTACACCGCAGCATGGGAATATCTGGACTCAATTTATGGCGATCCTAGAGTTGTCTCTGACACCATCATGCAAGATGTAGTTAAGTTTAAGCCACTCCGAGAAGGCGAAGATGCTCGATTTTGCGACTTAGTCCACCTTGTAAAACGATGTTACAACTCGTTGAAAGAGATTGGAGTTCCAGGTGACATGGATAACAGTCATATGTTGTcattaattgaaaagaaaatgtgtgCCGATGACAGAAAAGTCTGGTCGAGAGATCTAGAAAAGAACGGCAAGCCGGCGACTCTCCATCATCTGATGACGTGGATGACCACTGACATGAAGCCGCGCATGCGAGCCACCGCGCCCCTCAGGACAATTAGTACTCATCACGCAGTTTGTTACGCAACTAAAGGAAATGAAGAACGAAGCAAAGTATCAACCTTTAAATGTTGGCTGTGTAAAAGTTCAACTCACTGGCCGGATCAGTGCCTGAAATTTGCTGCGTTAATTCAAGATGAGCGTTTGAATGCCGCCAAGGAGAACCACGCCTGTTTTAGCTGCCTTAAAAGAGCGGGTAGGGAACATAGAATGTCCAACTGTAGCAGAAGAACACAATGTATAGAAACGGTGAACGGCAAGCAATGCAAATACTACCATCATCCTCTGCTGCACAGGAATGCAGACGTCAGAGTAAGCATCTCTTCAGTCCTGGATAGTCAAGATGCATTACTACCGATTATCTCAGCAGAAATAGGAGGGAAAGGATTATACAAGCGTGGCAATGTACTTCTCGACTCTGGAGCTCAACTAAGTCTGATTCGTATGGAGACAGCAGAGATTCTTAGACTAGACGGGAAGAACGTTTCAATTACCATAACCAAAATAGGCGGAGAAGAGGAGCAAATGAAGACAAAAGAGTTCAAGGTACAACTAACCTCTCTAGTTAACAGGAGAAGTTTCGTTGTGAAGGCAATGGGGATTCCCCGAATAAGCGATGACATTGTCGGAATTTCGAAGGAGGATGCTTCAAAAATGTCACTTCTGACGAAAGAGAAGATTTATCGAGGCTCTGGTCCAGTAGACCTACTTATTGGTATAGACCACGCCCAAATGTACATTGGCGAGACGAGACAATCAGAAAATCTGGTGACCAGGAATTCACCGCTTGGATGGGTGGTATTTGGGGCAACAACCAGcaaaaatcaagaaacaaaTAGAATATTTCTCGTCAACTACACTGTTCCTGTTGATCTGTCAGAATTTTGGTCCACAGAATCCATGGGAGTAGCAGTGAAACCCTGTGTCTGCTTAGCGGATAAGTTAACCCAGTCAGAACGAAAAGAAACAAGAATGATACAAAACTCCTGCAAGAAAGTGAGAAATCAATGGATGATTCCCTATCCGTGGAAAACGGATATCCCAAGTTTCTCCCCAATAACCGGTCACAAGCTATGA